The proteins below come from a single Periophthalmus magnuspinnatus isolate fPerMag1 chromosome 7, fPerMag1.2.pri, whole genome shotgun sequence genomic window:
- the dedd gene encoding death effector domain-containing protein, with the protein MPSSPESSSPCAPPCAKRPRCSEPWPEEAVDNSFGLYSLHHMFDIVGSQLTHRDVRVLSFLFVDVIDEYERGGIRCGRDFLLALERQGRCDESNFRHVLQLLRIITRHDLLPYVSLRRRHTVCPDPVDKYLEESSKGSVQSRSPSGQRKAAPQPLICCPPAGPQVGASQVGPSQVGPSVSKPARTSPTHKRKRSQSVVDCKEKQTCDIRLRVRAEYCQHESALQGNVFSNKQEAVERQFERFNQANTILKSRDLGSIICDIKFSELTYLDAFWRDYINGSLLEALKGVFITDSLKQAVGHEAIKLLVNVDEEDYQAGRRKLLGNLVTGELCSSRW; encoded by the exons ATGCCCTCATCCCCGGAGAGCAGCTCGCCCTGTGCCCCGCCCTGTGCCAAGCGGCCGCGCTGCTCTGAACCCTGGCCCGAGGAAGCGGTGGACAACTCATTTGGACTCTACTCCCTGCACCACATGTTTGACATTGTGGGCTCCCAGCTCACGCACCGCGATGTGCGTGTGCTCTCCTTCCTGTTTGTGGACGTGATTGATGAGTACGAACGTGGCGGCATCAGGTGTGGGCGGGATTTCCTGCTGGCTCTGGAGCGCCAGGGCCGCTGTGACGAATCCAACTTCAGACATGTTCTCCAGCTGCTGCGGATCATCACCCGTCACGACTTGCTGCCCTACGTCAGCTTGCGTAGGCGTCACACTG TGTGCCCTGACCCGGTGGACAAGTATCTGGAGGAGTCATCCAAAGGCAGTGTGCAGAGCCGGAGCCCTTCCGGCCAGAGGAAAGCAG CCCCACAGCCGCTGATCTGCTGCCCCCCTGCAGGGCCACAGGTGGGGGCCTCTCAGGTGGGGCCCTCTCAAGTGGGGCCCTCGGTGAGTAAGCCAGCCCGGACGTCCCCCACACACAAACGCAAGAGGAGCCAGAGTGTGGTCGACTGTAAAGAGAAGCAGACGTGTG ACATCCGCTTGCGTGTGCGGGCCGAGTACTGCCAACATGAGTCGGCGTTGCAGGGGAACGTCTTCTCCAACAAACAGGAGGCAGTAGAGCGCCAGTTTGAGCGCTTCAACCAAGCCAACACCATCCTGAAGTCCAGAGACCTGGGCTCCATCATCTGTGACATCAAGTTCTCCGAGCTCACCTACCTGGATGCCTTCTGGAGAGACTACATCAACGGCTCTTTACTGGAGGCCCTCAAAGGAGTCTTCATCACCGATTCTCTTAAACAGGCTGTGGGCCACGAGGCCATCAAGCTGCTTGTCAATGTGGATGAGGAGGACTACCAGGCTGGCCGGCGCAAACTGCTGGGCAACCTGGTGACAGGAGAACTGTGCTCCTCTCGATGGTAG
- the efhd2 gene encoding EF-hand domain-containing protein D2, protein MATDELSSKLNRRLLIEDGAADPVAVDLEPNDGDQAEEDKPCTGSADSELGAKLQRRGELNEGRGEVHMSKVFNPYTEFKEFSRKQIKDMEKMFKTFDAGKDNYIDLMELKLMMEKLGAPQTHLGLKNMIKEVDEDLDNKLSFREFLLIFRKAAAGELAQDSGLDILARLSEIDVSAEGVKGAKTFFEAKVQAISESNRFEAEIRQEQESKKQQAEEQKQRRAAFKELQSAFK, encoded by the exons ATGGCCACAGACGAACTCTCCTCCAAGCTAAACCGGCGGCTGCTGATCGAGGACGGGGCCGCGGACCCGGTGGCCGTGGACCTGGAGCCCAACGACGGCGACCAGGCGGAGGAGGACAAGCCCTGCACCGGGAGCGCGGACTCGGAGCTGGGGGCCAAACTGCAGCGGCGCGGGGAGCTGAACGAGGGCCGCGGAGAGGTGCACATGAGCAAAGTGTTCAACCCCTACACCGAATTCAAAGAGTTCTCCCGCAAACAGATCAAAGACATGGAGAAGATGTTCAAGAC GTTTGACGCAGGCAAAGACAACTACATTGACTTGATGGAGCTGAAATTGATGATGGAGAAGCTGGGAGCTCCTCAGACTCACCTGGGCCTGAAGAACATGATCAAAGAGGTGGACGAGGACCTGGACAACAAGCTGAGCTTCAGAGAG TTCCTGCTCATCTTCAGGAAGGCGGCTGCGGGTGAGCTGGCACAGGATAGCGGCCTGGACATCCTTGCCCGTCTGTCTGAGATTGATGTTTCTGCAGAGGGGGTGAAGGGAGCCAAAACCTTCTTTGAAGCCAAA GTCCAGGCCATCAGCGAGTCAAACCGCTTTGAGGCAGAAATCCGACAGGAGCAAGAGTCCAAGAAGCAGCAGGCCGAGGAGCAGAAGCAGAGACGGGCTGCCTTCAAAGAACTCCAGTCTGCCTTCAAGTGA